The Athalia rosae chromosome 4, iyAthRosa1.1, whole genome shotgun sequence DNA segment AAATACGTTGAAGCTGAGAACAGAAGAACTAGAGGAACATAaaggtaaaattcaaacaaatgaAAGAATCTTGAATGAATTgcgtgaagaaaataatcgcaGAAAGATGGAATTCGATGCTCAAGTTAGCAAACTTGTTGAGAGAATCGAAGAAACTCTGCGGGAAAAGACTCAAGAACTGAAGAACCtcagagaaattatttttgaaaaagatatCACTATAGAAACACTTGGTACTCGTAATATTGAGATAGAAAGTGAAAACAAACAGTTGTATGAGTACAAAACGAAATTTGAATCCTGCAAACAAGAGTTGTCTAATTGTGAAGTTGAAATGCAGAGATTGACAGAAGGATTGAATAATAGGGATTTACTCATTAGACGACTAGAGGATATGGCAAGGCGATCTAGTTTGTCGGGTGCTTCATCACCCAGTGAAAAtaaagaccaagaaattcatcaCTTGCAAGAACATCTTAAAGAAAAGGACAAAGTTATTCGACAAATGAGCGATGATAGTAAGAGTTTGCAAAGAGCTTTGGAAActatacaaaataaaatgagagaatCTGGTAATGTTGTcgaattgagaagaaaattgaaagaagaaagaagggtAAATACGGAACTCAAAGAgatggttgaaaaattgcaagatGAACTTGAACACCTTCGACCTCATTCATCTCGTGAGTGTTACTCAATTgtgataattaattgtttattAATCGTACAGGATATACAATTTTAACATTATAGATTTTTACCTTCCATTGGTGCATCTGACattgttttataatttttcagaaccatcagaagacgaagacgataTAGAAGATATGGTTCAAAGAGAACTCCAGGTGTCTGCACGCCTTGACAAACAAATCATGAGCGCTATCGAGAGTGAAACCGAAGACGGTGTAGGTACCAGAAGACGTATTGAAAAACACGCGTGTAATTCGTTGGATATCGAACCTGTCGATCATGTTAGGCGAGACAAAGTTGCGCAAAGATATAACGACCTTCGTCTGAAGCTAAAAGcagctcaaaaatcgaatgaggaattaacgaaaatgaaagatgaCTTAGAGATCGTGACTGAAATGCTCAAATCTCAAATCACGGAATACGAAAACCGTATACTACAAATAAAGTAAGTGAAATTTTAGTCATCTCACTCACATATGTTGTCAGAGTTGCCGAACTCTAGTATGAACAATCTTCTGTCAATGTACCTTAGGTCAGTCTTGGAAGAAGAGTCAAAAACTGTGACCAGATTAGATAAAGAGCttgcgagagaaagagatacaAGTCGCcaactcaaaatacattatcAGAGGGAACAAACCGCCAGCCACCAGGCTCAAATGCAAGACTCTGAAATGATTGCAGTTAGTACTATACACTTTTTCTGTTTCGAATTTCATGTGCATTTTTTGATGTTTAATGATGAACGATATCTCTATGTAGGCTTTGAGGATGAAGTTGGAAGCTTCTCTGGATGCAGAGGCGAAATTGCGTTCAGACTTATCGGCGATGCGTCGAGAACACAAGAGCATAGAAACGGAATTAAATGTTGtcatagaaaaaatgaaagctcaGAAGCTAGACGATGCAGTCGATCTAAAAGAGAAATATCTACAAGAGATGATTGaagcagaacaaaaaaaatatgtagccATTGCAGAAAAGTGtgaaaaggaggaaagaaaaaacatcgaaCTCGCAGATAATATCCGTAGAATAGAGAACGAGAAAACAAGGTACGAAAGAGAATTGGAATTGGCTAATGAccacaaagaaaaattggctAGCAAACTGGCTCTAGTTGAGGGAATCAAAGAACACTTGGAAACAGATTTGAAAAGAACCAAAGACGATTTAAAAGCTAGAGAAGAAGAATGCGAATGGCTGCAAAAAAGAATAGACACTATTACTGAAGCTGAAGCAAAGAGGCAACAGCAAAGAACTGACGAACACAACGAATTAAAAAGTCTTAGACGAGAAATCGCCAACACTCGAGAAGTTATGGTAAGTGAATCCATATAAACCGCTTTTCTAAAATGTGTAATTTATCCCGATAGTGTAAATTACACAATATTTTTTGCCGTACAGCTTGACCTTGAAGCAGACATGTTGCAATCCAAAAAAGAATTGGCGAAATATCACGAAAGACAGGAGCAATATGTTCAATACATCGAAACTGAACGAGCCAGGACAGCTGAGTTGGTGAAGAAACTGGCTGCTGCtaaagatgaggaaaaaagactAAAAGAAGTCATCGGTGACATGCAAAATGACCTGCAAATAAGCGTGAAGAGAGAACTTGAGCTTACCAATGAATTACAAAACGAAAGACTTtgcagtgaaaaaaatattccagctAAATTTGTCCAAAAAATCCAGGTGCGTTTAAATTTGATTTCGTCTCTATCATTTCAACATGTTATGTCATTAAACTATATGCTTGTTCCAGCATTTGaatgaagatttgaaaaaacaagtgGCTGACAAAAATGCTCTCCATGAAAAGCTAATTAAagcaagagaagaaaaggaactGCTAGTTACAAGAGTCCGAACTCTAGAGTCCCAAATACTGCATCAAAATCAAACGGCAAACAATGCGAGCGCAATGAGCGCAGAGATGGtggaaaaattacaacatTTCTATGGAAAGTTTTTGCGGACCGATAGCCGGCGCAAAGCATTAGCGTACCAGAAACGTTATCTACTTTGCGTAGTCGGTGGATATCAGCTCTGTGAGGCAAGTACGCTATCCGTACTTGCTCAGCTGACTATTGTACAGCGAGAGCACACAACCACCAGTAACAACCGAAAATCGCCGAAAGTTCGCTTTAGATGTGCAGTCTTGGCCGTAGTCAGCATTCATAGGATGAAGTGGTTGATCGTCCGTTGGCGAACCGGTAGGAGAGTTGGCGCTAATGCTGTTCTTGGAATTCCTGACCAATCATTCATACCACTACGCAAAACGACCTACAACCATTCGCCACCTGTCAAAGATAGGCCGCCGAACACGTAAgttccttttatttcataGTTTTTCATGTCGAGATTTGAGTAATGACGAAAGTACGAATTATCGTTGCTCTGCTGATGATatcttatttaattatttttccagaaGAGACAACAATCTTGGAGGATTCACTCTAGAGCACTATCTGGACCGTTTTGCAAGTATTCAAAAAAAACTGGACCATGCTATGATCGATGTCGGTCACCTGACGTCTGACTGATAGAGATTGATTACTTTTAATACATTACCTCAAACGTTTCGTTTACTGTTTCGTGAgtacaaaaaatatcaattgttactatattacatttataataatgTTGGACAAATTGTGCCCTGCACAAATTGCATAATGCAGTCATCGATAGATGGCTTGTATGGGATGGCATTTTCTGTCTGTGTAAAGTTGATACCCGCGTTTaaaaatcgttggatcaaCCACACTAAAcgaaaatgtaaaagaaaacTGGGCATTCGAACAAAAACAATTAGCTTGTTAACGTAGGTCCTGATTTGATTGAATCATGTATATACACGGCATTCGATACAACGAATAAGTTCAACATATTTCGATGGTTTGCAACTAGTCTTAAGGTTTtaacgtataatatttttattgtatttttttcttccttttttaccgattttatGCTAGGTTTGTCGTAAGTCGTTGTAGAGTTAATTTCGTACCCGGTAATGAATGTGATTTTGTTGAGCCGTCTGATTAAGCGTCACACATACCTATTATTCCAAGGAACATGACCAAAGCATTTTGGAGCTTTTAATATTTAGCGTTTACGGTAGAAACGAACATGTGCCTTGTacaatgtattatatatttattaaatgactgttttttatattatgaatgaataaaacgtTACCACTCTATCACAATTAGTacagtttgaaatttcaaagaaaaggcATACTTTTTGACATGAAAActtgatacttttctttttatttttaacaatgTTTGAATATACAATCTTATAGAATATGTGTACATCAAAACAACATGTTTATACACCGGACGTATCCGGCCAATTAGCACAATTTATTCATGATATAGTTGTTCAGGAATCTAACAGAAGTACCTATTTCATGTTCAAATACATCAGTATAGGCATTATTACTAGACTTTTAAACTTTCGAAATTACAACGGATTCAAACATAGTAAACGATCTGGCTCAAATGGATGAAGTTGaccaattattattaacttAGACACCAAAAACGAACATTTACATGTGTTTGTGGgtttacattattatatacatatatacatcacgtatgataaaatatatatggtGGCCATCTAAagctatgtatatatttatattaatttatatttacttCAACGTGCTAGAAGACTATGTTCTTAAGGCTTTCTTGAATAGATTATACAATTAGTGAATCGTGTAAACATGTGCTCGAAAACAACTCATTCCATGCCGTGACTCTCGGCTTAAAATCTAGGGCATACCTATATTAGGTAATTACTGAATTAATCAAGTAATAGAACTTACTGGGAGACCTAATACTTTCTTGGTAAAAATCTTACATCGTTCAAACTATAACTCGattcattaatttaattatcagATAGGAAATCAGTGATTGTGtttggaaaacaaaatcaatcTACAACAGTGACCAACTTTTAATCTAATCGGAATTTGCAGTCCAGTTTCGAGAGAGATTCGGAATCCTTGATAACAGCTGTATAAATTCTGTACAAATATTCATGTATTTGGACCGCAAAGtgttacgaaaatttttcaacgcttttCGATAGTGCTATTCATAATTATCGGCCTTGTTTACGCATAGAGCAGGCATCTTTGAAGTTTGTGGCGTTGAAAGGCGTAAAATAATCGTCGTGGAGTTGCCTGATTATCGCTTCGATCGGGCACAGTTTAGATTCTGTTTTAACTTTATCACTTTTATCTGATCTGTCGTGAATATTAACTCCAAAATAATTAGCATTTCTGCAAAATGGTATTTCTTGGGTAAAATCCTTACCGTTCACCACAACCCTGAAGTAAAAATCGCTAGCTACGTGGTTTTCGTTCTTGGGATTGATCTTGTAAACCTCGATTATAAACCGGGAGGCGTAATGCGACATCGCAAATCGGTCGCTGATCAAACCGAGAGCCGTTGCCAAATACTCCAGCGTTTTATCGTGTCCCGAATACAATACAATTTTAGGCTTGGCATCCGAAACTATCCTCAGCATGTGGGACACGATGTTTCTGAGCAAACCGTAGGCCCGTAACAGTCCGTATTTTCGTTGGCTGCGGCTTTTTGCGTGTTGTTTCGCCTCCCATTCCGTATATGCAAAGAGACTTGTAACGTGTTCAGTTTTAACGCAAAATTGTTGTACTTCCATGTCTATGCAGGGCAGAGGAGCGTTATGGCAAACGTAGGTGAGGAGAGCATCCCTCAAGGAATTTGGATCGGTGGTTTGCGCCTGGTCAGGCATTTCGAAGACCACATTAGCGGCCTGTTTAATTAAATTCGCAACAGCCGGGTGGGACTTGAGGTGCTCAGCCATTTCCTTAGAGTGTTGTTTACTGAATTTATCAGCCGCTGAACAGGCGCAATCGGAATTACAGAAGGCAAGACTCTGACTCTCCTGTAAACTTATTTTAGCGAAATTAGCGAAATTTTCAGTTTCCAGAAACGTGTAAAGTAGAGCAACGGCGCTTTGCACGGTTCTCCGGTAACGGGTGCTGTAGACTACCACGTCTTTAGACCCGATCGTGTTATTGCTCAGATTTAATTTGTTGTAATAAGTGTTTCTCAGGAGAAGTCCAGTCTTCAGTAGCTGGTTAACACCCAAACCAGTCAGCTGAGCGAGTTTACAATCCTTCGAGTTATCCGGCAGCATAGAAAATCCGTGAAATGGTCCCAAAAACTGCGTCCAAGCGGTCCTCGAATAGCTCGATacattttgaagaaaattttgatatcCTAAGTAAGTGTTTTCCATCTCAGGATTACCGCTAAAATCTTTAGCGCAATTCACCGTCGTTATGTTTCTTATATGAGCTAGTGGCCCTCTGTCACCGTGTCTAATGAACACCAAAATTCCTTCCAAAGTCAAATTTCCCTCGACTTTTCCtacgaataaacgaagaattaattaattgaaacaaattatcatcgaattatattttaacttgtatcatagattttttttcagttatacttaaaattttcaccttcggCTCCGGGGCTTATGTCATCCGGTGGATTGCAGAATCTGAATATCTTTTTAGTTTTAGGATCCAGCTTAAGGTTTCTCGGAAATTCTCTGAGGGATATCTCGCTAGCGGGGCGTCTACCCGGGCTGGATGTTTTCTCCTCGATACCGATGTACTTGTACATCCCTAAAAATTAACGTGTGTGAGTAACATTattcaggtgaaaaaaaagaatttgaaaaaaaaaaaaaaacaaatccaaaTGCAAGTGAAAACACAAATTTGTATTACCAGCTACCAAGAGAAAGATCCATACGCTGAGTATCACGTAACAATAAAAAGCTCGGTGTTGGTATGAGAGACGGAGCATTTCCGGGAACATTTTATGCCCGTATAACAAACTTCGGTTAAATCAAGGTGGTCCAGGTGATGATCAAGTGTCACGAAAGTCGCGAACGACAAACGCATCGTTGATTAAATTCGCTAGTCACGCGGTGTACTCGCGTATTTCATCGACGGCACAGGTAGAGGATAAGGGGACGGCCACTGTTCAGCCATAATCGTTCTGCCGTGGGATGCACGACTCACAAGCTACCCACACGACACGCTATCTCCGCTTTTATACAGCCTTGCGGCACTCCGGCTTCTATACGGGGCGAAAATCGACTTCTCAATTCACCTACCTCCTTTTCACCAGGTTGGAGCCGTTACCAAGCGCAAGCGCTGCGCGGCTTCAATCGAACTGTAATTTTACAGCGCGGTATTAGGATCCAGGGGACTTTATATCTGCTAAAAACCCCGTTGAGAATGCCCCTGAATTCCGGTATACCCGTGCAGTAGAATGATAAATTTAAGGGCCTTTCCTCCGCGTTAAATCCGCTCCAAAAAGGCCCCTGAGACGGATTACCGAGTCCGGCTGTTTTCGAATCATGAATTATTCGATCGCAGAATATATTTCGGGATTCGTCACCACCTCGCGATATACCGTCAGGAGTTCAACACCTCACTAGATTTTCATTTGATCGAACTCTTATCTATTAATTTTatcggtgaattttatttattcaaccaACGATCCTATTCGACGGTTGAACCGCGTACGTTTGTTCTTATTATCGTGTACGAGTCGGAGCGAATTCTTTATCTTTTGTCTATCAACGCGGCGCGGCGAGATGGTGCGGAAATTATAGCGTGGTTCATTCGCAAtgagatataaaaatttttacgtccGCTGCGACTGGCGAATTCCAAAAATCTTTATCAATCCAGtccttattctattttttcctttgacaaataaaagtatcctctttgTTCCTGCTATTTCAAGACCGTGATTTTTTCCACGCCGCATATCAACGCCCAGTATCTgcgtaattttgaaaattcaacgaccaAAGCGTATAGTATTGGGATATTCCGACGCTGCAGaggatgatattttatttcaattattcgtgACTTATATTCCCCAAAAGGCGTGCATGGGTGTCTTTTTCATTGGCTATAGCCGGAGCACCGGACACCTCGAGCGGTAGCATCCCCTTTCAATTCCCAAAGTGCAGGTATTCCGCTACCCTTGGCTAATCCCGATCTTACTCAGATGTCCTCCATTTATAAATAGATATACACTTATCATACAGATCGTGCGCTCCATGATGTTTTATCCCCGAAAATGTGAACATAGGGGAATATAAGATTATCTCGATGCAACGAAAATTCTGGAGAAAAACTTTCGTCGGACAAAGTCTGTTTACTTACTGCGTTTTAAGTTCAGTACCAAACAATACGACTAAAGCGATATATCTTCAGCCGATGTTTTCTCACGGCTAATTCGTTCCGATATTCAGAGCAACGCTCGATAGGGTGTCCCCGCGGGTGCTTGatgagtcaatttttctttgaaattaaaataggAATAAACTTTGAAGCTTTCCCTAAAACTTTCATGATTTATGTGACGAGGGTGCTTCGAATCTTTATTCTGTACTTGCCGTTCGAGACTACTGTATTGGATCCCCAATATTCCCCCCTCCCCAAAATAACTTCTCGCAGATTTTCCCCCGCAGTTGTCGGAAGATTTCATCTCATCGGAGCCaccggtgagaaaaaattcgaaaaatttcaatgctaTCGCTAGTCGGTCTGAAAACAACGAGTAATTatctatctatttattttttttttcgaaacaaaataaCACATCGCAATAACTTCGAATATTACCATGCAACGGTTCAGCCACTTTACTGGCTATGTACACACCCTTAGGCTTGAAAACCCTCCGCAAGGCCCACGCATAATACGCAGACACACGCAGACTCTTCTGTAGGGTTCACGTATTCCGAATGCCGTATGGGACGCTTGCGCCCAGGGCGTCGGGGACGTCGGGGGTGCCGAAGACACCGACCGGCTATATAAGGGCGGGAAGCCCGCGAAACCGCTACTCGCAACGGGCATCGCGTTCGAGTTTCAAACCCTTGTACCGAAAAAAGTCTGACGAAAAAAAGCGGGAAGAAAATCCTTcaggtatttttttccacaagaaaaaacaataagaaacgaaaagagagcTACCTGCACAGGTGCGGGAGCTGAAGACATGGGATCGTCCGTGAGGAGCTACTTGATCACCTTGCTGCTGTACGTTTCTGTTGTCAACGAGATCAGCTTACCGGCGGTGAGTTTTCCGAGTTTTAATCGTAAAAAGTTttgagattaaaaaaagagaTAGGAAAATAAACTTAATCAGTTGTAATTACATCCGTACAATTACAAAGTCCTAATCGAATTACTCTACGCGCTCGAAAATTCACTTCGCTTAGCAGAAACTCTAATTGAAACagcgaaaaattcattaataattacGACTAGGAACGAaagccgtttttttttttcttcttttctaccCCTTTTACTGCAATTGCTACAtagtgttttttgttttttctcttttttttcactgcacACAGCGGTTGTATCAAACTTGTAATATAGTTTATGGGTCGTATAACAAGAACTCTTGAAACTTTACCAAGActttatatataattattattattttatcaaaacCGTGGTAGCCTCGAGCTTAATGTAAATGAAATATTGGAGCCGGAGAGCTGGTGCAGCTGCTATCTTTGTGCAACGTGTATAGTTTTTAAAGCTTGTATTAATGAAAGTTCGGATGATATTGCGGAGACcagaaaacaatgaaaattttttgccgaaaaattcCGCAGCTCCGGCTAGAGAGACGGTACTTAACAAATATGGAACAGTTCGGATATTAGGGAGGTAGGCAGACTCGGTGGTGACATTATATGCATGTGGATCGaagtaaaaattcattcggggCATTAAATTGCTAGAAATTCTTGACGGTGTGCGGAAAATGTCAGTAATTCATCTCATGTAAAATTTACCGTGCATCACGTGCCGAAGGGATGATTGATAAAATCTGTACGCCATAAGTTCGAGAACTTTCGTCAAACGAAATGCGATTCTgtaaatcaattttcttccGAATGAAATACCGTAGAGGCGACAGTTGCCGATATAAAATCAATTGTCAACGTCGCATACGTGCAATATCTCTATGTACCTATATCATAATCTagctcgtaaattttttacccGCATGCAGATTGAAATTGCCGAAGGTAAATGTCGGGAGAATTTCACGTGCAACTGCTTCGGAACAACGGaagctttttttcgtttcttttttaccacCCTCGCGCTAgttttgaattcgaaaaaggtAGTTCAGATTTGAAAAGCTCATACGAAAATGAACATTGCTTTGTTACGCGAAGAGTGGTTCCGAATTTTTGGTGAACCCGAAGCTCGTTTTGTTCCGATTCTCCTATTAACGAATAGATCTGCTTATTCGTAGGGCCGAAAAGTAAATCCCATTGATCGGTAGCAGCTATATACTCTCGCAGGCTTTATATGCGTTCCTTCCAGTCGGTTTCGGTCGACGTCCAATTAAAGGAGATTTCCCTCATCTATACCTGAAAATAAGCCCGTCGAACGGGGTTGTCGAAGCTAATACGCGAGGATCACATGAACTTTCACATCGCGCGCATAGAAAAAAGATCCATCGGACTATGGATCGGTTTCCATAAATGAATCGGCGATTCCGATTCAGCGTTCACATTGGCCGATAAAAGGGCGATGCGTAAATGccgaaagataaagaaaaaaaattaaaaataaatgacgaatgAATGAGGACGGTACGCCATATTATGActttgttcgtttattttatctttttcaattcttttcatcCGAAATCAAATTTGCTTACCCTTTACCCTATTCAGCGCTATGTCATCATATTCGCTTTTGACCTATAACCTTTTGGGCCGTATTCAGATCAGATCAAAGATTGAAAAGTGTGACAGAAGTTTTGATTGATGACAACTCGGGGATTGCTTCACCTCTATTTTTGTTTGGTCGTTTTTTGTGTCATTTGAGAATCAAATATGCGGTATTACGCAGTTGAATTCGGGCTAGTTAAGGGATGAGATTTTTTCCCCTGTGCCGCATGAAAACTAAATccagtttctttatttttatgtgCCAACTGTTTGCAATCGTAATCCCCGATAATCGTTTCTTGTAGCGTACCAGAGCAAATACTTGCGATACACCTCCTTGCTAATTACAGGATTACTGAGAACGGCGAAATAAAAGCGTAGAATTATTGAACCCACGGGATTATCAAACAGTTGAtcgtttcaattcaatttctcgTATGGGTACAATTATATTGTACCTCCGTACGAGATAATTCCGCTAATGGGAAGGCCCTTTTgaaacgatcgattttttttctcgtttttattctttcgtttctcgaaTCGCCTGAGTCTCTAATCGAGTGTAACAACCATAAAAGAGAGGACTCTTTAACGTAAAAGTTTTTACCTTTCTTTtacccaaatttttttttcgcaacaaTATAATCTGTATATACTAGAGGTGAGtaaaaattcgttgaattttttttctaaagcgCTACGTAACCGCGCAGTATTTGGCGAAGGAATTTTAGTGTCAGGTCCTGCATTCCGTCGCTTCGCAGAATGTCTTTAGCGGTATATCCTTTGACATGTGATCCCTAACGGTATTAGAACTTGAAGTATATAAGTCATTGAgtgaaaagtaagaaaaaaattcaataacggATTAGACCGAGCATCTGCTTTACATATGCACGACGTTCCACGTCAAACGGcccactttttccaaaatatctttttgaacttgatgaaattttttcgacgccTTGAGGGGATATCTAGATGGGTTTGATCCGAAGCCGAATTTAgtcaacggattcgcgttcctgagctcaaaatacttTGGAAAAGTGTCGCCtgatcgattttaaaagtacttcatttttggcccgaaaatcgaaaaaatctaactccttggattattttcgatttcgggGTCAGAATCCAACATTTGTTTTATTGGGTTTTATAtgcttttctttcaaatttaaagctcagaaatttgttgaaaggttgaaatttatttgttacgaattctttttattttttcatttctcaccaCGTCCCGCGGTTGTTCATCGGAACGGTTGTAgagtagagaagaaaatataactCGTCGTGCATCAAACGTCACTCAAAGAATTCCTGAAGGTAGCGAAAACCGAGAGAGAGTAAATATCTGCCTGTTCTAGTTTAATTAAATACTTACAAGAtaaaagtgaaggaaaaaaacctaAACGTTTGGTATTATTCTATTGTATACACCGAGGTCTTCGCCGtcgatgaaaag contains these protein-coding regions:
- the LOC105684417 gene encoding 2-phosphoxylose phosphatase 1 is translated as MFPEMLRLSYQHRAFYCYVILSVWIFLLVAGMYKYIGIEEKTSSPGRRPASEISLREFPRNLKLDPKTKKIFRFCNPPDDISPGAEGKVEGNLTLEGILVFIRHGDRGPLAHIRNITTVNCAKDFSGNPEMENTYLGYQNFLQNVSSYSRTAWTQFLGPFHGFSMLPDNSKDCKLAQLTGLGVNQLLKTGLLLRNTYYNKLNLSNNTIGSKDVVVYSTRYRRTVQSAVALLYTFLETENFANFAKISLQESQSLAFCNSDCACSAADKFSKQHSKEMAEHLKSHPAVANLIKQAANVVFEMPDQAQTTDPNSLRDALLTYVCHNAPLPCIDMEVQQFCVKTEHVTSLFAYTEWEAKQHAKSRSQRKYGLLRAYGLLRNIVSHMLRIVSDAKPKIVLYSGHDKTLEYLATALGLISDRFAMSHYASRFIIEVYKINPKNENHVASDFYFRVVVNGKDFTQEIPFCRNANYFGVNIHDRSDKSDKVKTESKLCPIEAIIRQLHDDYFTPFNATNFKDACSMRKQGR